The following proteins are co-located in the Pedobacter sp. FW305-3-2-15-E-R2A2 genome:
- a CDS encoding FecR family protein: MEKKELTILFNKYAQGKCAPEEIIAILHHFDLHEYQEQLKQLILEELEKTPPPSTDEISAHALRAFAQTDKALLELFGRKEEEKRRSGEFRWISIAAILLATLAIGYVFRPQFYGKNQPSLSTLAFKDIAPGINQAVLKIAGSHEIIPLSPNKEGVQIKNGEIFYKDNTRLTDPILTNKELQQSNNTAYTIETPRAGQYKILLSDGTEVWLNAASSLTYPRIFQGNTREVSVTGEVFFQVARNKEKPFIVHVGTIKNTVTGTSFNVSAYPDEQGIKTTLVTGGLRVSGYGNEVLLRPGQQAAIAEKKIAVNAVDTDEYTAWLNNEFSFENKNIEAIMKTISRWYDVDVSYQGNRYDNRKFGGTYTRTKGLSALLKHLESLSGIHFIVEGRRIKVLI, translated from the coding sequence TTGGAAAAAAAGGAATTAACTATTCTATTTAATAAATATGCTCAGGGAAAATGCGCTCCAGAGGAGATCATCGCCATATTGCATCATTTTGATCTTCATGAATACCAGGAACAGCTTAAGCAATTGATCCTTGAAGAACTTGAAAAGACACCCCCTCCATCAACAGATGAAATTTCCGCACACGCCCTACGCGCTTTTGCTCAAACGGACAAAGCATTGCTGGAATTGTTTGGAAGAAAAGAAGAAGAAAAGCGCCGGTCCGGAGAATTTCGCTGGATTTCAATAGCAGCAATTTTACTGGCTACATTGGCTATAGGATATGTATTCAGACCTCAGTTTTACGGAAAGAATCAACCTTCTCTTTCTACTCTTGCCTTCAAAGATATTGCACCAGGCATTAACCAGGCTGTATTAAAAATTGCAGGCAGTCATGAAATCATTCCGCTCAGTCCGAATAAAGAAGGCGTTCAAATTAAAAATGGGGAAATATTCTATAAGGACAATACCAGGCTAACTGACCCCATCCTAACGAACAAAGAGCTTCAGCAATCCAACAACACGGCTTATACCATTGAAACACCCAGGGCTGGACAATACAAGATCTTGCTGTCAGATGGCACGGAAGTTTGGCTAAATGCAGCCTCTTCCCTCACTTATCCCCGAATTTTTCAGGGAAATACCAGGGAAGTATCCGTTACCGGGGAAGTATTTTTTCAGGTCGCCAGGAACAAAGAAAAGCCTTTTATCGTCCACGTTGGAACTATCAAAAATACCGTTACAGGAACCAGCTTTAACGTCTCGGCTTACCCTGATGAGCAAGGGATAAAAACCACCCTGGTAACTGGTGGACTACGCGTATCCGGATATGGCAATGAAGTGCTGTTAAGGCCAGGTCAGCAGGCAGCTATTGCCGAAAAAAAGATAGCCGTAAATGCGGTTGATACCGATGAATATACAGCCTGGCTCAATAACGAATTTTCTTTTGAGAATAAAAATATCGAAGCAATTATGAAAACCATCTCCAGGTGGTATGACGTGGATGTTTCCTATCAGGGAAACCGGTACGATAACCGAAAATTTGGAGGTACTTACACCCGTACAAAAGGATTATCAGCCTTGCTTAAGCACCTGGAGAGTTTAAGCGGCATCCATTTCATTGTGGAAGGAAGGAGGATAAAAGTATTGATATAA